From a region of the Gammaproteobacteria bacterium genome:
- a CDS encoding RidA family protein, which yields MLNRVQPKAVPESSAPFSQVVLDDQYAFLSGLVAADFPAGIEVLGDAAAETRAIWAAIGSILDELSLTKERIVKVEVHLANLDDFDAMDAAYREFFDGDAYPARTTTESKHLFGGSRVEITCQVRR from the coding sequence ATTTTAAACCGCGTCCAGCCAAAAGCCGTTCCGGAATCAAGTGCACCTTTCAGCCAGGTGGTTCTGGATGACCAGTACGCCTTCCTCTCGGGACTGGTTGCAGCCGATTTCCCGGCCGGAATTGAGGTACTGGGTGACGCGGCGGCCGAAACCCGTGCCATATGGGCTGCGATCGGCAGCATACTCGATGAGTTAAGTCTTACAAAAGAACGCATTGTCAAGGTAGAGGTGCACCTCGCCAATCTGGATGATTTCGATGCAATGGATGCCGCCTACCGCGAATTCTTCGATGGCGATGCCTACCCCGCGCGCACCACGACCGAGTCGAAACACCTGTTTGGTGGCAGCAGGGTTGAAATTACCTGCCAGGTCAGGCGCTAG